The following is a genomic window from Micromonospora cathayae.
AGTGCCCGGTGTAGAGCACGCCACTGCGACCGCGCATCCGCTCCCACCGCCGGGTGGCGTCCGCCGCGTCGGCCGGCTTGCCGAAGATCTCACCGTCGAAGGCGAGCACCGAATCGCAGCCCAGCACCAACGGCCGCTCGCCGACCGCCGGGCGCAGCCGCTCGCACACGGCCAGCGCCTTGAGTCGGGCCAGCGTGACACTCAGCTCGTCCGGCTGGTCACTCTTGACCTGGGACTCGTCGACCCCGCTGACCAGCACCTCGGGGTCGATCCCGGCGGCCCGGAGAAGCTTGCGGCGGGCAGGGCTCGCGGAGGCGAGTACGAGGCGGAAAATCGTCTTGCTCGGCACGCCCGGCAGGGTACCGACTCACATAGACCGTCATGTCGCCGGCACGCCGACATGACCCACCGCACCCGGCCGCTCGCGGGCGGTCAGCCGTCCGTCGAAGGAGATGCCGGGCCCGCCCGGCGTCGCTTCCGGGCCGCCAGCAGCCACGCCGCGCCGCCACCCAGGGCCGCCAGCCCGGCCGTCGCCAGCAACCACCGGCCGGCCCCACCACCGCCGCCGGTCTCCGGGCCGGCCACCGCCGTGGTCGGGGCCACGTCGACCGGGGCACTCGCGCTCGGCGACTCCGCAGCCAGTGGCGGTACGTCCGCCGTCAGCGCCGCCACCAGATCGATGACCCCGTACCCGTACTCGTCGTCACGGCCCGGAGCACCCTTGTCGACAGCGGTGGCGGTGAGCCGGTGGGTAACCTCCGCCACCGACAGGTCCGGGTACCTCGCCCGGATCAACGCCACCGCGCCCGCCACGATCGCGGTGGCATCGGAGGTGCCGG
Proteins encoded in this region:
- a CDS encoding Maf family protein, with the protein product MPSKTIFRLVLASASPARRKLLRAAGIDPEVLVSGVDESQVKSDQPDELSVTLARLKALAVCERLRPAVGERPLVLGCDSVLAFDGEIFGKPADAADATRRWERMRGRSGVLYTGHCLIDLAMESRVEAVAATTVHFAEITDEEIAAYVATGEPLAVAGAFTIDGLGGPFLERIEGDHGTVVGLSLPLLRNLLGELDVDITELWTRPAPGGQTVEPLP